In the Rubrivivax gelatinosus IL144 genome, GCGAAGGACTTCGCGATCACGTTGCGATTGCAGTAGAAGCCCGTGCCGGAGTCTTCCTCTTCGGCCTTGAGCCATTCCAGGACATCGGGGAGATGGTCGGAGGTGGCGGGTTGAATCTCGATCACCAGGACAGCCCCCTTGTGCGGCCAAACAAATGAAAGGGACATCCCCATTGCGTCCCACCCACCCGAGGTTATTCCTCAGGCAAGGACGGCTGCCCGGCATGACGATGGGGTTGCGAAATCTCATCCTCCACCCGGCTGACGCTTCGCCTCCTGGATGGGGCTGTGCCCGGGCACCAAGATCACCGGCGGCAAGGTCATGAGCGGCAAGACCCGTCCCACGGCCAACCGCGCCGCCCAGGCGCTGCGGCTGGCGGCGGCGGCGCTGCGCACCAGCCAGTCGGCGCTGGGCGCGTACTACCGGCGTTTGTGCGCCCGCATGGACAAGGCCAAAGCCGTCACGGCCGCCGCACACAAGCTCGCCCGGCTGATCTACAGCCTGCTGAGCAAGGGCCAGGAGTACACCGATCAAGGTCAGGCCTACTACGAGGAGCGATACCGCCAGCGTGTGCTGCATAACCTGCGGCGCAAGGCGTAGCGGCTCGGCATGTCGCTCGTTCCGGTCACGCCTGACCCACCCACCGCCTAGAAAACTCCGCCTGCATCAATGACTTGGGAGGAGTTTCTTGAGAGGCGCCACTCGCAACACCTTGCCCTGCGTCACGTAGTCCCTGCAGCAGTGCCATGTTGAACGAGAGGAATGCCTTCGTCACTGACATCACTTCGTCTGGCTGGAGTTCCTTGAGAAGGTTGACCTGCATCCGCAGGTCCTTGCCATAGTGCCCGGCGACCTGATTCCGGAACGTGGACCACTTCTTCAGTCGAGCAAGATCATGCTTCCACTGGGATCGCGCGGCCTTCACAGACGCTCGGTCAAACGGTATCCCTCTTCGTCCGGCAAGCGCAATCAGCCGCGGTATGAAGCTGGTGTTCATCAGGTCGTCGTACTCGTAGAGCCTGAGCACCAAGCCTTTCAGTGCAACTGACGCGGCAAAGCCAGTGGGTTTGTTCCTGGTGAAGTTCAGCATCTCTGCGCACACGTCGTACTGAAAGATGGTCGCCTGCAGCTTTAGGTCCAAGAACTCTCGTGCCACGTCCGATGGCGCCTGCTCATACTGACGCAAGGAGTCTTCCAAGTTCCTCGCAGCTTTCCGATGAACGGCGGAGAGGCTCGGTTGCTTCATGGTGGCGCCTAACGAAGCTGTAGAAAAACCCCGCCGCGGCGGCAGCCGGTCTGCGCGGTGCGGCATGCCGCACCAGCGCCGTTGATCCGCCTTTTCATGCGCCCCCCTCGGCGTCCTGTGTTCGCCGCAGCCTATCGACGGGGCATGACGCTTGCAAGCTCTGCCGTCATCCTCCCGACCGTTAACGCGATAACCGATACCGCCCCGTCGACAACCAGCCGTGTTTCCTGCCGGTGGTGCTGGCCGAGCAGTTGCTGCCCGGCTCCTTCGAGTTCGCGCTCAATCATCTGGTCGACTCGGGTGCGGTGCCGCTGGACGCGTTCGACGCCTTCTATCGCAACGACGAGACCGGAGCGCCTGCGGTCTCGCCGGCCGTGCTGCTCAAGGTCGTGTTATTCCCGCGGCCCGGTCTCCAGCCGCGCCATCGCCTCGGCCTGCGAGCGCCACGTCACCTTCATCGCGCTGTGCGGTACCGACGCGCCGCACTTCACCACCATCGCGCGCTTCGTCTAGCGCCTGGCCGAGCCCATTGCCGAGGTCTTCCAGTGGGTGCTGCTGGTCTGCGACGCGCAGTGGCTCATCGGCCGGCAGATGTTTGCCATCGACGGCGTCAAGCTGCCCGGGAACGCGAGCAAGCGCCACAGCGGCACGCGCTCGGAGCTGGCCCAGCGCGCAGCCAAGATGCAGGACGCAGCGCAGGCGATGCTGCGCCGCCATCAGGCCGCGGATGACGCCCCGGAGCCGACGCTGCCGGTGCGCGAGCAGCGTCACATCCAGAAGCTGGCGCACGAGGCCCAGCGCATCACGCGCTTCCTGGCCGAGCACCGCCACGACAAGACCGGCGCACGCGGCGCCGTGCGCAAGAGCAACGTCACCGACAACGACTCGGCCAAGATGGCCACCGACAAGGGTGTCATCCAGGGCTACTGCGGCGTGGCGACGGTGGACGCCGAGCATCAGGTCATCGTCGACGCCCAGGCCCACGGCACGGGCTCCGAGCAGGCGCTGCTGCTGCCGGCGGTGCGCGCCGCGCAGGCGCACATGAGCGCGGACACCGTCGTCACCGCCGACGCGGGCTACCACTCGGAGAGCAACCTGAAGGCGCTGGCCGAGATGGGCGTCGACGCTGTCATCGCCGACAACCAGCGCCGCCAGCGCGACCCGCGGCTGGCCGACCAGGGCAAGCACCGCACGGGGGTCGACCCGCTGCACGCAAGACCCGCAAGCCGGGCAAGACCGTGCTCTTCAGGCCCGAGGACTTCCGCCACGACGCGCTGCGCCGCTGCTGCACCTGCCCGGCGGGGCACACGGCGCAAGGCGGCCACGAGGCGCAGCAGCGGGGCTATGTCTCGCTGAGCTACCGCTTCCAGGCCGCGCAGTGCGGGCCGTGTGCGCTGCGCGGCCAGTGCCTGAGGAAACCCGAGACGACCGCAGCGCGGCAGGTGGCGTTCTTCCAGGCCAACACCGGCAGCGCGCACGCGTACACCCAGCGCATGCGCGCGCTCATCGACAGCGAGGCCGGGCGCGAACTGTACGACCGGCGCATGGGCACGGTAGAGCCGGTCTTCGCCAACCTGCGCCACAACAAGGGGCTGCGCCGCTTCACGCTGCGCGGAGAGACCAAGGTCGACGCCCAGTTCAAGCTCTTCTGCCTGGTGCACAACGTCGAGAAGCTGGCCAAGGCGGAGTACGGGACGGGGTGAAGACGCTGGGCGAAGCCCTTCTCAGGGCTCGCGGGCGGCGACAGCCGCGATAACAGGGCTCGGAGTCGATTTCGGCAGCTTGATCGGAGGAAACGGCTTTGCCAACAGAAACAGCGCCTGAAGAAGCGCCGTTTTGTGTTGGGGCTGCAAAACAGGGTTTTGCTACAGCTTCAACGATTGAACTCAGCGGCAGCCGTAGCCGGTCCGCGGGAATGATGGGCTAGATCTTCGGCGCACTACGAGAGGGCCGCGAACAGCTTGAAAAAACCTCCAGCAATGTTCGCAACAGACGACGCGTAGAGTAAACAAACCAACAGAATCGACAGCTCCAGGAAGGCAAACTGCGCAAACGACGTCACCTTTGGCTCCTTGAAGACTAGCAACTGCTTGAGTCCTTGCCGTGGGAGTTGATAGATGAGCTCCTCAAATTGAAGATTTCTAAAAACTCGGATGACGGCAAAGGGAACAGCCACAAGAAATAGCACAACAGAGAGAGCTTGAAGCAGTGAAGCTGATTTATCCAATCCCGGAACGACATTCTTGGAAAATACGCTTGCAGATGAAACCAGCGCAACCTGAAGAAAGAACGCTAGCCCGAGCAGCGTGACACCCCAGGACCCAAGAACGACTGCGATGCGCACACTGCGCTTCCGATAGACAGGTGGCAGCTTACTGTAAGACCGCTGAGACTCAATGAATATCAGGAGAAAGAAGGCCGTAACGACGGTTAACGCCCAATCGAAGTAGGCGACACCGGTTTTGGTAACAAAAAAAGCCCCGACTAAAGCCACTGCGCGGGACAGCACCTTCCATGAAAATCGCTTGTCTTCAGACAAGCTCGTCCAAATTGATTCTGTTAGGCCTAAGCATCTGCGCATGTTGACTTGAAGATCTAACGAACGAAAGGGACATCCCCATAGCGTCCCACCCGCCCGAGGTTATCCCTCAGGCACAGACGGCCGCCCGGTACGACGATGGGGTTGCGAAATCTCATCCTCCACCCGGCTGACGCAAGGAGATGTCCATGACGATTCTGTTTCTCGGCATCGATCTGGCCAAGAACGTGTTTGCCCTGCACGGTGTCGACGAGCGCGGCAAACCTGCGCTGGTGCGCCCGGCCGTGCGTCGCGACCAGTTGCTCGAAGCGGTGGCCAAGTTGCCGCCGTGCACCATCGACATGAAAGCCTGCTCGGGCGCGCACCACTGGGCGCGCCGCTTCCAGGAGTTCGGCCACACGGTGCGGCTGATGGCGCCCAAGTTCGTCGTGCCCGCCCGGATGAGCGGGCGCCGCGGCAAGAACGACGCGGCCGACGCGGCCGCGATCTGCGAGGCGTTGCAGCGCCCAGCGATGCGCTTCGTGCCGGTCAAGTCAACGCAGGCGCAGTCGCGCCTGGCGGTGCATACGGCGCGCCAGGGCTGGGTGTGCGCCCGCACGGCGGTCATCAACCGCCTGCGCGGCGTGCTCAGCGAGTTCGGCATCGTGCTGCCGCTCAAAGCCGCCACGGTGCGCAGCCGCGCCGGCGAGCAGCTCGACACCGTGCCCGGCTGGGTGCAGACCGTGTGCCGCGACCTGCTGGCCGAACTGCAGCGCCTGGACGAGCGCGTGGCCGCGTACGACGAGCACATCCGGCTGATGGCCCAGGCCGACGACCGCGCCCGCGCTCTCATGGTCATGCCCGGCATCGGCCCGACCACCGCCAGCGCGCTGCTGGCCAGCATCGGCTACGGCCACGACTTCGCCAACGGCCGCCAGCTCGCCGCCTGGATGGGCTTGGCACCCGACCAGTACAGCTCGGGCGGCAAGAACCGGCTCGGGCGCATCACCAAGGCCGGCGACGCCTACCTGCGCACGCTGTTCATCATGGGAGCGCGCGCCGTGCTGGCCGCCGCAGCCAACAAGCACGACCGGCTGAGCCGCTGGGCCACCGCGCTGGCCGAGCGCCGCGGCTATTGGAAGGCCGTGGTCGCCATCGCCGCCAAGAACGTGCGCATGGCCTGGGCGATGCTCGCCAAGGGCGAAGAGTTCAAGCCCATGGCCTGAACACAAGCCGCGCCGCCCAAGCCAACCGCCAACCTCATCGGAGAAAGGCGCCCTCGAATCCGTTTCTGCCACCGCGTGACGCCTGCGTTGATGGATCAAGGTTGGACCTGCGCGGGGAGTGCTCGTTTAACTCCAGGCGGCGCCAGTGATGGCGACCGCGGCTAACGAATGGCCCTTGCAGGCCGCGCCGGGCCAGTAGCCCGGCCCCTCGTGTGGTGCAGGCCGGCCACCGGCCGCCCTGCGTCCGAACTCGGCCCCCGCGCGAATCTTTCATCAGGGCCCGCGGCATCGAACGCTGCATCAAAGGCCGGTTGTAGTTGCGCAGTCCGCACCTTGGTTCTTTTGCCGTCAGGTGGCGCAATGGCAGCACACCGTCGAAGTACCTTGATGAATCGGTGATCGATTCATCAAGGATTCGTTTTGCTTGAAAGACGGGGATGCCCTTGTAGCCGTGGTTAACCGGCACCGGAGCACGAAGCACGGAGGGCACCAACATAAGTCATGAGAATGCCGAAGGCATGGCTTATGTTGGCGTTCGCGTTTAACCGCCAGTTAGGCCAGGCTGCCGACTTTCAGTGGTGTGCATCGCTAGTTCCACTCCTCCCGCTTGCCAATTCATTTGTGAAGGCGGTTACGGGTTTCGAAGACGTAAGCCATTTCGTGGCCTGACTGCCAATGCTTCATATCATGGCGCTTCTCAGCGACGTTTAGCGCCACCTTGCCCAACTCAATTGCGGCGGCGCTAAGGAGTCCAACCTCTATGCCGCCAAAAAAGCCGGCTAGAACACCAGCGCCAGCAGAAGCTTGAAGTGACTTGGCATCTAGCAGCATGCCAAGAGAGGAGGTGAGCGTAGTGAAGCCAAATTTTTTGGTGGTTAGCTCGTAGTCTTCGACTCGACGAAGCAGATCGTCCTCGATGAAGGTGGCGGGTTTGCCTTGAAAGTCCTCGTGCAGAAAGAGGCGCAGACGAGCCAACTTCCTCCGCGATGTGTCGTCCTTGCGAACGTCTAGGATTTGACGCCAGTCAGCAGAGGCTGCATCGATCAACTGCAGGTTTGAGAGCATCAGACTTGGATCGGCTTCATTCCCGCCTACAGCGGTAGGTAGGGCGACGGAGAAGTTCTGTACGCCAAGCGCATTGGCGTATTCGCTAAGTGCTTGGCGTATTGGTGCTCCGCCATTAATGTGGGCGTCCGATAGGTACGCAGTTAGTAGCTTCTGGTGCTCTTCTTGCGGGTCATGCTGCTTTTCGCCACGCGGGTCCGGCGCCCACAATTGCGCATATGGAGATACCTTCTTTGCGAACTCAACCCACTTGTCTGCAGTGAATTCCATGACCCGAGTGGCATGGCTATAGGTAACCGTATTTCCCTCGACTCCATCTATTAGGTGCGAAAGCGCAGCTGACGGAATAGACTCGGGGTAGCCGACGAGAATGTCGCCGATATCCGGGTCACCCTGCATCCGCCCCATATTGAGTGGCAGGACTTGGTCAAAGTACAACGCTGCTTCCTTGAAGTTCTGAAAGCAAAGAATTGCGCTGCTGCGGCGATACATAATTTATTTTGGTGTAGAGGCCTAACGTTCAAATTAACAGGCGCTGCGCGGCTTCATCGCGCAGCGTCCTGTTGACTGCCGGGTTGGGCGCGACGGGCCTCCGCTAGCGCAGCTTTAACATCGCTTGCATATAGCTCGAAGCCAGTCTTCCCATCGAATAGCATGGCGCACATGTCTTGAAACCGCGTGTCTGGTGCTGTTGTGGCCACTGGCACAAACTTCATTGCCGTTTCACCGAACTTGAACAGACGCGCAGGGAACACCTTCATGAAGTTCGGAGTATTCGGGCTTGCCTTGCTTAACTGCCGCGCCTTAGGTATCCCCATGAATGCAAGGCAAGTCCGGACCTCTGGGGACACGACATCATCAAGGGTTCCGGTTGTGAGCGTTTCAGCGTAGCTGCAAATGACTTCGGGAAGGTATCTTTCTTCACCTTCCGAGTACGGTTGAAGCCTAATCGCGACATCAACGATGAAGTAAGGTGGAGCCACCACCCAGGCATGTGCCGCAGTGAATTGTCCAGCGTCGACAGACCAGAAAAACTTAGGTGCGATTTTGGCTTCTCTTGGAAACTCGATGGTCAAAGAACCTTTCACAACAAAGTTCCAGATGCCTTCCATTTCAAGTGCGCGAGATATCATCCCTGAAATGTCGACACATGCACCAAGACGCCCATTTGCCTTTAGGTGTTCATGAAATACACGAGCAACGATAGGCACGGTCTGCCTGACGTGTTCATCATAGGCAGGAGTGCGCTGACGATCGTGAACGTATCTGGCGTAGTTGTTTAGGTAGCACGGGTTAGCTCTTTCGACTTCCATGAAATTCGGATGATCGTAAAAGCCCGGAGAATCAAGAGGGACTCGGCGAGCCAGGAAGTCACGTTCGATCTCAGCAAATGGTGCGTCGAAGTTTGTCATGGTAGTAGTTAAGCCCAACCACTGTTATATGCAGCACCCAGACGCCGCATAACAAATCCAACGCTCGCGTAACAGAAACCCTGGACGACAACTCAAGCCCTTGTCGCGCTTAAGATTTCCGTCGCCGAGCAATCTTCTCCACAGGCGTAAAAAGACGCCGAAAACGGCGTCGGCCGCGCACGATTCTGAGCCGCCCGATCATGGCCGCCAAGCCCACCGCCCGTCTTCGGGGGGAGGCCGCCAACCCGAGCGAACAAACCCCGCCCCGGCCTGCCGCGGACGCCGGGTGGCCGGTGGAGTGAAGTAAAGGAGGAGGCCCGGCGCAGCCGGGCCGGGGGACATGAACGGAACCGGCCACCCGGTGGCCGCGGCATGCGCAGGCGGTGGCGCACTCGGCCAGCCGAGCGCAGCCTGGCTCAAGCCATCAAGAGAATGGAGCGGCGATTAACGACGACGTCGGCGCCGTCTCAGCAGTGGTGCCAGAAGCGGTGCGAGCAGCGGCAGCCGTTGCCGCCTACGCCGCCGCCAGCCCGCCCCAAGCTCAGCGCTTGCGCCCCTTCGCCACCGAGCCCGGCTTTCCACCGCCGCCCACCGCCGGCCGCACACGCGCCGATCCGGCCGACGCAGAGGCCGACGACGCCGGCCTGCCACCAGCCCCCCGCCCCGGCGCCGCGCCCCGCGCAGCCGCGCCACCCGCCACTCCCGCGGATGGCCCCCGCCCGCACGGCAACCCCGCCCGCGGCGGCAGCCCCGTGTGCTGGGTCAGCACCGTGCCCTTGGACGGCGTGCTGTTCTTGCGCCGCGCGCTCTGGTAGCTGCCGTCGGTGGCGGGCTGGTAGGTCGGGATCAGGTGGTGCTTGCCGTTGCCGATCAGGTCGGCACGGCCCATTTCCTTCAGCGCCTCGCGCAGCAGCGGCCAGTTGTTCGGGTCGTGCCAGCGCAGGAAGGCCTTGTGCAGCCGGCGGCGGCGTTCGCCGCGCACCACGTCCACGCGTTCGCCCCGTTCGTCGCGGTGCACGCCCTTCAGCGGGTTCAGGCCCGAGTGGTACATCGCCGTCGCGGTGGCCATCGGGCTGGGGTAGAAGGTCTGCACCTGGTCGGCCTTGAAGCCGTTCTGCTTGAGCCACAGCGCGAGGTTCATCATGTCCTCGTCGGTGGTGCCCGGGTGCGCGGCGATGAAGTACGGGATCAGGTACTGCTTCTTGCCCGCCTCGGCGCTGAACTGGTCGAACAGCTGCTTGAAGCGGTCGTAGCTGCCGATGCCCGGCTTCATCATCTTGGACAGCGGCCCGCGCTCGGTGTGCTCGGGTGCGATCTTCAGATAGCCGCCGACGTGGTGCGACACCAGCTCGCGCGTGTACTCCAGGCTCTTCACCGCCAGGTCGTAGCGCAGGCCCGAGCCGATCAGCACCTTCTTGATGCCCGGCAGCGCACGCACGCGGCGGTAGATCTTGACCAGCGGGCCGTGGTCAGTGCGCAGGTTCTGGCAGATGTCGGGGTAGACGCAGCTCGGCTTGCGGCAGGCGGCCTCGATCTCGGGGCTCTTGCAGCCCAGGCGGTACATGTTGGCCGTCGGCCCGCCCAGGTCGCTGACGACACCGGTGAAGCCCGGCATCGTGCGCATCTGCTCGACCTCGCGCACGATGCTGTCGGCGCTGCGGCTCTGGATGATGCGGCCCTCGTGCTCGGTGATCGAGCAGAAGGTGCAGCCGCCGAAGCAGCCGCGCATGATGTTCACGCTGAAGCGGATCATCTCCCAGGCCGGGATCTTGGTCGCGCCGTCGTGGCGGCCGAACTCGTCGGCGTAGCGCGGGTGCGGGCTGCGCGCGTACGGCAGGTCGAAGACGTGGTCCATCTCCGGCATGCCCAGCGGCAGCGGCGGCGGGTTGATCCAGACGTCGCGCTCGCCGTGGCGCTGCACCAGCGCGCGCGCGTTGCCGGGGTTGGTCTCCAGATGCAGCACGCGGCTGGCATGGGCGTAGAGCACCGGGTCGGCCTTGACCTGCTCGTACGAGGGCATGCGGATCACCGTGCGGTCGCGCGGCGGCGGTGCCGGGCGCGCCGCGCGGCGCGGCACGATGGCGATCGGCTGCTCGGAGACAGCGGCCGCGGCCGCCGCCGGTGCGGCCGGCTCGGCGTCGATGACGGTCGGGTCGGCGACCTCGGGGCCTTCGATCGCGTTGCCGCCGGCATGGTCGGGCGGCTCGTAGGGGTTGGGCAGCGCGTCGACGCGGCCCGGCAGGT is a window encoding:
- a CDS encoding YgiQ family radical SAM protein — its product is MSHALTPPRPARALTGYKPFWAKRFGPAPFLPTTRREMEALGWDSCDIVIVTGDAYVDHPSFGMAVIGRVLEAQGFRVGIIPQPEWNAVESFQALGRPNLFFGIAAGNMDSMINHYTADRRIRSDDAYTAGAAAGKRPDRATLVYTQRCQQAYKDVPVVIGGIEASLRRVAHYDYWQDKVRRSILADSKADLLVYGNAERAIVEIAHRLARREPIETMTDIRGTAFLVRGGFAPQGFIEIDSSEVDLPGRVDALPNPYEPPDHAGGNAIEGPEVADPTVIDAEPAAPAAAAAAVSEQPIAIVPRRAARPAPPPRDRTVIRMPSYEQVKADPVLYAHASRVLHLETNPGNARALVQRHGERDVWINPPPLPLGMPEMDHVFDLPYARSPHPRYADEFGRHDGATKIPAWEMIRFSVNIMRGCFGGCTFCSITEHEGRIIQSRSADSIVREVEQMRTMPGFTGVVSDLGGPTANMYRLGCKSPEIEAACRKPSCVYPDICQNLRTDHGPLVKIYRRVRALPGIKKVLIGSGLRYDLAVKSLEYTRELVSHHVGGYLKIAPEHTERGPLSKMMKPGIGSYDRFKQLFDQFSAEAGKKQYLIPYFIAAHPGTTDEDMMNLALWLKQNGFKADQVQTFYPSPMATATAMYHSGLNPLKGVHRDERGERVDVVRGERRRRLHKAFLRWHDPNNWPLLREALKEMGRADLIGNGKHHLIPTYQPATDGSYQSARRKNSTPSKGTVLTQHTGLPPRAGLPCGRGPSAGVAGGAAARGAAPGRGAGGRPASSASASAGSARVRPAVGGGGKPGSVAKGRKR
- a CDS encoding transposase translates to MLFRPEDFRHDALRRCCTCPAGHTAQGGHEAQQRGYVSLSYRFQAAQCGPCALRGQCLRKPETTAARQVAFFQANTGSAHAYTQRMRALIDSEAGRELYDRRMGTVEPVFANLRHNKGLRRFTLRGETKVDAQFKLFCLVHNVEKLAKAEYGTG
- a CDS encoding IS110 family RNA-guided transposase, which encodes MTILFLGIDLAKNVFALHGVDERGKPALVRPAVRRDQLLEAVAKLPPCTIDMKACSGAHHWARRFQEFGHTVRLMAPKFVVPARMSGRRGKNDAADAAAICEALQRPAMRFVPVKSTQAQSRLAVHTARQGWVCARTAVINRLRGVLSEFGIVLPLKAATVRSRAGEQLDTVPGWVQTVCRDLLAELQRLDERVAAYDEHIRLMAQADDRARALMVMPGIGPTTASALLASIGYGHDFANGRQLAAWMGLAPDQYSSGGKNRLGRITKAGDAYLRTLFIMGARAVLAAAANKHDRLSRWATALAERRGYWKAVVAIAAKNVRMAWAMLAKGEEFKPMA
- a CDS encoding transposase, encoding MLLVCDAQWLIGRQMFAIDGVKLPGNASKRHSGTRSELAQRAAKMQDAAQAMLRRHQAADDAPEPTLPVREQRHIQKLAHEAQRITRFLAEHRHDKTGARGAVRKSNVTDNDSAKMATDKGVIQGYCGVATVDAEHQVIVDAQAHGTGSEQALLLPAVRAAQAHMSADTVVTADAGYHSESNLKALAEMGVDAVIADNQRRQRDPRLADQGKHRTGVDPLHARPASRARPCSSGPRTSATTRCAAAAPARRGTRRKAATRRSSGAMSR